A stretch of DNA from Cytobacillus luteolus:
ACAGCTAGAGATACAAATACAGATATGGTAAGAGGTTTACAGATTGGGGCAGATGATTATATTACCAAGCCGTTTGATGAAGATGTACTGGTTGCGAGAATTCAAGCAGTCTTAAGAAGAACCAAACAGCCAACAAAAATAGAAATGAATGGTTTGCTCTGGGATAAGGACAACCATACCATTCACTTTAAAAACAATACAATCCTTCTGACCCCTAAGGAATTTGAAATGCTTGGTCTTCTAATGAAAAATAAGAATATGGTTTTTAGCCGCGAGAAGTTACTGGAAACCGTTTGGGGATTTGCTGCCGACATAGAGGATCGAACGGTTGATTCGCATATCCGAAATATACGCGATAAGCTGCGCAAGATAGAATTCCCCATTGAAAATCATTTAAAAACGGTTTGGGGACTTGGCTACAAATGGGAATAAAGATAGTACTGAATAGCAATCTCTTCATAATTTCTGCACACATTGGAGGTAGATTGTACTTATATTGTACTTATGAAAGGGGAAACACCTATGAGAAAATTAGTACTTCTTTTAGTTCTGTTAGTAGCAATGACTTTAGCAGCTTGTTCATCAAAAGAAGAAGGATCTCAGAAGAATGAAAACCAGGCTACAAATCAGAAAGAATCAACAGAAAATAATGCACAAAGTAACGATATTAAAAAGGAATCAAACGTTTATAGTACGAAAAATGTTACGAGGCTAGACACAGAAAACATAGTCGATACCGCTGTACAAGTTTCTAAAACAATATGGCCAGCTACCCATAACGAAAATAAACCAGGTGCGATCATCCTGGCTCCATCTGAGAATTGGCAAATAGCATTGGCATCAGCCAACCTAATACATCACCCAAATAATGGCCCCATTCTTTTTTATGAAAATGGGGAACTACCACAGCAAACAGTAGATGAAATTAACCGCTTAGCCCCACTTGGAATTAGTGATGGTACACAAATCTTTTTAGTAGTAGGTAATATGGATACTAACATGGAAGACCAGTTAAAGAATTATAAAGTAGAGAAAATCAGTGGAAAAGATGCTCCTGATTTTGCAAGGGAAATCGATAAAAAATATGCAGAGGTTTCAGGAGAGTACCCCAAAGGTGTAATTATTGTCTCTTCAGAAGAAGATGCAAAGTTATATTCAATATTAGCAGGAAACTGGATTAGCCATATGCCAGAACCTATTCTTTATGTTACAAAAGATGAGGTTCCACAAGCCACTAAGAGTGCATTAGAACTTAGGGGAGAAGGAGCTTCAATCTATATCTTAGGACCAGAAAGTATTATTTCAAAGGATATTGAAAAGCAATTACAAGAATATGGTGATATTACTAGAATAAAAGGAAAAGATCCTATTACTTCATCAATTGAATTTGCAAAATTTAAGGATGAGAAAACTGGATTTGGTTGGGGATCAACTGAGCCTGGACATGGTTTCTCATTTGTATCAACTGGAAATGCAGAGTACGCCATTGCAGCAGCACCTTTTGCTCATTTAGGTAAGCATGCTCCGTTAATCTGGCTTGAAAATGGTGAAGTAGCAGAAGAAACTCATGAATTCCTTGGAGAGTTACAACCTACATTTAAAGATGACCCAACAACAGGTCCATACAACCACGGATACCTTATTGGTTCAGAAGATTTTATTACAATGAAGGTACAAGGTGCACTTGATATCATGCTTGAGATTATCCCTGAAAGCGGTGATGGCCATGGAGGCCATGGAGGGCATTAATTCGGACATTCGACATTAAACTAAGGGTTGACTCATAAGAGCCAACCCTTTTAAAAATAGAATCGGTTTAGTATTGGTAACCTTATAGAAACACTCATGTAAATCAATAAGGGGTAAACGAATGAATAAAATTTCGTATAAATTGGGATTGTTGTTTTTTTCTTTTATTATTCTAGTCGAGGTTATCCTTTTTTACTTCTTATACTCGGGATTACTAGATTCTCGTATAGAGGAAGAACTGGCAGCATTAAGAGCAAGAGGAGAAAGTCATCGACACGTTCTGGAGCAAAGTTTAGATGATATGACGATTGAACATGTAGCTTTAATGGAGTCAGAAACGGATACAGACGTAGTGATTATGACACACGAAGGAGAAGTACTTGCGAAATCGACTGAACTAACACCAGCCATTCAATCATTAATGCAAACTGAAAGAGGTCATGTTCCATTTGAAGGAATGATTGTCGAGAGTAGATGGGAAACACAATCTTATATTGCTTCAGTTAGCCCGATCATCATTAATGAACAATTAGTGGGTCATGTTTATATGTTTAAAGATACGTCATCCATTCAAAAAATGATTTCCAAACTCCAACATCATTTCATGTTGGTAGGGAGTCTTCTTGTTATTTTTACAATCATCACGGTCTTATTTCTATCACAAGCCATTACTCAACCATTGATCAGGATGAAAAAAGCGACCGAGAGACTTAGTAAGGGAGATTTTTCAGTTAGTATTAACCATACAAGCAAGGATGAGCTAGGAGAGCTTGCAAACAGCATTCAGACATTAGCAAATGATTTAAATCATTTGAAAAAAGAACGGAATGAATTCCTTGCAAGTATCTCTCATGAGCTTAGGACACCACTTACATATGTTAAGGGTTATGCAGATATTGCTAGAAGAAAGGGAATTAGTGAAGAAGAACGAAATAAATATTTACACATCATCTATGAGGAATCAGAACATCTTTCAAGTCTAGTTAAAGATTTATTTGAGTTAGCAAAAATAGATCAGCATTCGTTCGTAATTAAAAAGGAAAAAGTAAGTATGTGTGAATTTATTAAGAACCTTACACAAAAGATAGAGCCAGCCCTTCATAAAAAGAAGATTAATTTAATAGTAACGTGTCCAACAGGGATATATGCAAACTTAGATCGTTCAAGATTCGAACAAGTCATGATAAATCTATTAGATAATGCACTAAAATACTCAAGTAGTGAGAGTACGGTTACTCTAAAAGTTAAGGTAAATGATGTTACAAATAAACTAACCATTTCTGTAGAAGATGAGGGGATAGGTATCCCTGAATCAGAAATTCCACTTATCTTCAATCGATTTCACCGTGTTGAAAAGTCTAGGTCAAGGGAAAGTGGAGGAACTGGCCTTGGACTATCGATTGTAAAGGAAATAGTTGAAGCGCATGGTGGAAAAGTGTTTGTTGATAGTCAATATGGTAAAGGCACTGTAATAACAATTGAAATAGACCAGTTCTAAGATTATGGAAGTATTGCCAACTTTCCTTACATTTGTTTAACTATTATAGAAAGAGAAAATTTTTTGAATCATTGGGGTGGGAATAATGAACAACCAAGACAAGACGATAAAGCTTGCAGTAAACGGCGGAATTGGATTTGGAGCAAAATTAAATGCTAAACAGCTATTTGCACTTGCAAAGTATATAAAAGAAGACAGTGAAATTGAGCTAACCACCTTCCAACAACTATATATAGAAGTTTTAGAAAGCCAAGGAAGTACTGTAAAGGAAGAGTTTGAAAATGTAGGGTTATCTATATATCCTGTAGGTCCGTATGTAAAAAGTCTTCGTACATGTGGATTTTGTAAAGGAGCAGAAGAAGAGGGAATGCCTGTTGCAATTGAATTGAATAAGCGAATTGCAGGTATTGAAGTACCATGGCCGCTAAGACCGGCTTACACTGGGTGCCCTAACGCGTGTGGTGAACCATTAGTAAACGACATCGGGGTAATTAAAAGAAATGAAGGGTATGACCTATACATCGGTGGAAAAGCTTCAGGTGAAAATGCTAGAACCGCATTTAAATTCAAAGAGGGTCTTACTCCAGATGAATTATTTGAAACCGTTGAGAAGCTGTTAGAAGTGTACAAAAGCAACGCTAAAAAACGAGAAGCTTTTTGGAAGTTCATTAACCGTTTTGGTTTCGAAAATATTCAGAATGCAGTAGGTGCATAAGGGTGCGATATCGGACTCTTTTTTAATGAAAGTAGGAGTCACTATGTTAGAGACACTGGCTTATATAGCAAATAGTATTAATGAAAAGAACATCACTTGGGGAGTTGGGGGTTCTTTATTACTGTACTTTCATCAACTAGTGAAGGATCCGAATGATATTGATTTATTGGTTAGTGAAAACGATGCATTGACCTTAATAAAAACACTAAATGAATTAGGTTCATCAAGAGAAGCATATAGCACGTATCCGTTTTGCACTAAATATTTTTCTACATTGATTGTGAATACAACTGAAATTGATGTTATGGGTGGGTTTTGTATTCAGCATCCAGTTGGAAAATACAAATTAGAATTTGATGAAAAGTCAGTTGTGGATTACATTACAATTAATAAAAGTAAGGTTCCATTGACAGCACTTGAAGATTGGTTCGTCTTATATCAGTTAATGCCTAATAAACAAGAAAAGGTAGCGTTGCTAGAAAACTACTTTTCTAAAAATGGCATTAAGCATCCTTATTTTTTTGAGAAAGCCCTTCAACAACCATTACCAGTTGGCGTAAGAGAGAAAATTGAAAACCTAATGTGAGGTAAAAGTTTCCTTGAGAACTGCCCTTTCTTTTATGTTGACTTCTACGAAATAAAAGTGTATGATAATAAACGTAGACAACAACTTCATACAACCAGAGAGAATCGCACAGATATTTGTCTGTGAGGAAAGTCCGTGCTCGCACAGGCTGAGATGCCTGTAGTGTTCGTGCCTAGCGAAAAAATAAGCTAGGGCAGTCTGGCAAGCGCTGGATTGACGGCAGGGAAAATACCTAAGTCCCTTCTTAGGAGAGGATATGGTATGAATACCTTGAAAGTGCCACAGTGACGGAGCTTTGAGGGAAACCTTAAAGGTGGAACGAGGTAAACCCCACGAGCGAGAAACCCAAATTAGGTAGGGGAAGTGTCAGAAGGGAACTAATAACCAACTGACGCCATAACTCTAATGTTATGAGATAGATGATTCTCCATCATGTGCGAGAAGTAACTCTTCGCTTGCAGCACTAGATGAACAAAACACGGCTTACGAGGATTGTATGATTAAAAGTCTGTTGTTGATTAAAATTAATGTTGCCAAAAGACACCAACCTAGGTGTCTTTTTTGTATTTACATACCATATTATTTTTAAATACTTTTTCCCAATCGCGTGCTAAAATACATTGAATAGATTTAGATTTTGTTATAGGAGAAAACAATTATGGATATTAACTTAATTGAATTACTGAAGGCACTCATTCTAGGTATTGTCGAAGGATTAACAGAGTTCGCTCCTGTTTCTTCAACAGGCCATATGGTCATAGTTGATGACATGTGGCTTCAGTCTGAGGAATTCTTAACTAAATATGTAGCCAATACCTTTAAGGTTGTAATCCAATTAGGCTCTATTTTAGCAGTTGTTGTCATCTTTAGGGAACGTTTTATTGAAATGTTAGGGTTACGAGGGCGAAAAGTTAAGGGAGCAACCGAAAATAAGCTCAAATTATCTCATGTAATTGTAGGTCTACTACCAGCTGGTGTGTTAGGTTTACTTTTCGAAGATTATATTGATGAATATTTATTTACAATAGAAACCGTTTTAATTGGTTTGGTCATTGGTGCAGTATTTATGATTATTGCTGACCGAGTAAGTGGAAAAAGAGAGGTTGTTGAAACGGTCGATCAGATTACTTACAAGCAAGCATTAACGATTGGTGCAATTCAATGTTTATCACTATGGCCAGGCTTTTCAAGATCTGGAGCAACGATATCCGGTGGTGTTCTCTTAGGACTTAGTCATCGTGCAGCAGCAGATTTCACATTTATTATGGCGGTTCCAATCATGGTTGGAGCAAGTGGAATTTCTTTTATCAAAAATATTGAGTACTTTACATTAGATGCTTTCCCATTTTTTATTGTAGGCTTTATCAGTGCGTTTATTTTTGCACTTATTTCAATCCGCTTCTTTTTAAAACTAATTAATAAGATTAAGTTAGTTCCCTTTGCAATATATCGAATTGTATTAGCTGGAGTTATCTATATTGTGTATTTTTAAGTTGAGAGACCTTCCTACTGGAGGGTCTCTTTTCTATTTAATGGTAAAAATAAGGCTTAGGTCTTATTACAGAATTAGCCTGAGGTTGGTGTGGAAAATCATCCGCATTATGTATTCTTAAATTACATACTGTTTGAAAGGTTGATGAAGATGAAAAAGGTTTTGTTTTTCCCTTTGCTAAGAATGCCATCAGGTCATCATCAGGTTGCTGATACAGTTGCTGAATACTTGGAAAAGTACGAAGGGGATATTGAGTGTAAAAAGATTGATTTGCTGAGTGAATGGAACCCACTTGTCGAAAGCATCGTGACTAAAACATACCTTGAGTGGATTCATTATATGCCTGAAACATATGCTTGGGTTTATAAGCAAATGGCATGTAAAGCTAATACAAACCGATCTTATAAGTACTATGAATTCTTATTTTTAAAAAAGATGAAAAGAATACTTGAAGAAGAGAATCCAGATCTCATCATTTGTACTCACGGTTTTCCTTCATATATTTTAAATCAGCTTAAAAATAAAAATGAATGTGACATCCCAGTTATTAATGTTTATACTGATTTTTTCATCAATGACGTTTGGGGGAAAAGGAATATTGACTACCATTTCGTCCCAACTGAAGATGCTAAGATAGAGCTAATAAAGAAGTATAAATTGTCAGAAGCAAGTGTTTCCGTTACAGGTATACCTGTTAGTAGACAGTTTTATCAAGTAAAAAAAAATCCTGAGAAGAAAAGCCATAAAATAAGAGTACTCGTATCAGGCGGAAGTGTTGGTTTGGGGAACATTTTTCAATTGCTAACGCAAACGAGGAAGGATGATATTGAATATTTCGTTCTTTGTGGAAAAAATAAGAATCTATATCAAAAAATCGCAAATCTTAATTGTAATAACATTCATCCTTTATCCTATATTTCATCACGTGAAAAAATGAATGAATTATATGACAAGGTTGATGCAGTCATTACAAAACCTGGTGGGGTGACAATTAGTGAAGCCCTTAAAAAGGAACTTCCGATTTTTATTCATTCGGCTCTCCCAGGTCAAGAGGAAATCAACTTAAAGTTACTTGCCGAGCTAAAGCTAGTACAACTACTTGAGGCAGATCAACTAATTGAAGATCAGTTAATCAACTATTTCAATAATCCGGAATTAGTAAGTGGGTTTAATCATGCTTTACAAGAATATTTAATCGAAGTAAGTTCAGGTCATCCGGTAAAAATCTCGAGCTTTATTCACTCATTAATGAATTCAACAAATACATCACTAAATCGAAGGTGTGTCCTTTAACCTAATAAATAATGGGAAGTGGGAGAAAGGCAATGATTCAACAGATTGTGGAATGGTTAGGATTAATAGGGCTTCCAGGCTTGTTTATAGTAATGGCTTTAGAAGGATCATCCTTACCAATTCCAGGAATTATTTTAGTGTTGTCATTTGGTTATAT
This window harbors:
- a CDS encoding response regulator transcription factor, translated to MSRLLLIDDEIRMLQLVTLYLEHHGFKCTSVNSGEKGISYLEDHKVDLVLLDVMMPSMDGWETASEIRKFSDIPIIMLTARDTNTDMVRGLQIGADDYITKPFDEDVLVARIQAVLRRTKQPTKIEMNGLLWDKDNHTIHFKNNTILLTPKEFEMLGLLMKNKNMVFSREKLLETVWGFAADIEDRTVDSHIRNIRDKLRKIEFPIENHLKTVWGLGYKWE
- a CDS encoding cell wall-binding repeat-containing protein; its protein translation is MRKLVLLLVLLVAMTLAACSSKEEGSQKNENQATNQKESTENNAQSNDIKKESNVYSTKNVTRLDTENIVDTAVQVSKTIWPATHNENKPGAIILAPSENWQIALASANLIHHPNNGPILFYENGELPQQTVDEINRLAPLGISDGTQIFLVVGNMDTNMEDQLKNYKVEKISGKDAPDFAREIDKKYAEVSGEYPKGVIIVSSEEDAKLYSILAGNWISHMPEPILYVTKDEVPQATKSALELRGEGASIYILGPESIISKDIEKQLQEYGDITRIKGKDPITSSIEFAKFKDEKTGFGWGSTEPGHGFSFVSTGNAEYAIAAAPFAHLGKHAPLIWLENGEVAEETHEFLGELQPTFKDDPTTGPYNHGYLIGSEDFITMKVQGALDIMLEIIPESGDGHGGHGGH
- a CDS encoding sensor histidine kinase, giving the protein MNKISYKLGLLFFSFIILVEVILFYFLYSGLLDSRIEEELAALRARGESHRHVLEQSLDDMTIEHVALMESETDTDVVIMTHEGEVLAKSTELTPAIQSLMQTERGHVPFEGMIVESRWETQSYIASVSPIIINEQLVGHVYMFKDTSSIQKMISKLQHHFMLVGSLLVIFTIITVLFLSQAITQPLIRMKKATERLSKGDFSVSINHTSKDELGELANSIQTLANDLNHLKKERNEFLASISHELRTPLTYVKGYADIARRKGISEEERNKYLHIIYEESEHLSSLVKDLFELAKIDQHSFVIKKEKVSMCEFIKNLTQKIEPALHKKKINLIVTCPTGIYANLDRSRFEQVMINLLDNALKYSSSESTVTLKVKVNDVTNKLTISVEDEGIGIPESEIPLIFNRFHRVEKSRSRESGGTGLGLSIVKEIVEAHGGKVFVDSQYGKGTVITIEIDQF
- a CDS encoding nitrite reductase, with the protein product MNNQDKTIKLAVNGGIGFGAKLNAKQLFALAKYIKEDSEIELTTFQQLYIEVLESQGSTVKEEFENVGLSIYPVGPYVKSLRTCGFCKGAEEEGMPVAIELNKRIAGIEVPWPLRPAYTGCPNACGEPLVNDIGVIKRNEGYDLYIGGKASGENARTAFKFKEGLTPDELFETVEKLLEVYKSNAKKREAFWKFINRFGFENIQNAVGA
- a CDS encoding undecaprenyl-diphosphate phosphatase, with protein sequence MDINLIELLKALILGIVEGLTEFAPVSSTGHMVIVDDMWLQSEEFLTKYVANTFKVVIQLGSILAVVVIFRERFIEMLGLRGRKVKGATENKLKLSHVIVGLLPAGVLGLLFEDYIDEYLFTIETVLIGLVIGAVFMIIADRVSGKREVVETVDQITYKQALTIGAIQCLSLWPGFSRSGATISGGVLLGLSHRAAADFTFIMAVPIMVGASGISFIKNIEYFTLDAFPFFIVGFISAFIFALISIRFFLKLINKIKLVPFAIYRIVLAGVIYIVYF
- a CDS encoding MGDG synthase family glycosyltransferase encodes the protein MKKVLFFPLLRMPSGHHQVADTVAEYLEKYEGDIECKKIDLLSEWNPLVESIVTKTYLEWIHYMPETYAWVYKQMACKANTNRSYKYYEFLFLKKMKRILEEENPDLIICTHGFPSYILNQLKNKNECDIPVINVYTDFFINDVWGKRNIDYHFVPTEDAKIELIKKYKLSEASVSVTGIPVSRQFYQVKKNPEKKSHKIRVLVSGGSVGLGNIFQLLTQTRKDDIEYFVLCGKNKNLYQKIANLNCNNIHPLSYISSREKMNELYDKVDAVITKPGGVTISEALKKELPIFIHSALPGQEEINLKLLAELKLVQLLEADQLIEDQLINYFNNPELVSGFNHALQEYLIEVSSGHPVKISSFIHSLMNSTNTSLNRRCVL